The following are encoded in a window of Ricinus communis isolate WT05 ecotype wild-type chromosome 4, ASM1957865v1, whole genome shotgun sequence genomic DNA:
- the LOC8264741 gene encoding exocyst complex component EXO84B has product MSTGKTGSRSRVSKENGTKLEEGLIVFKSDKFDADAYVQTKCSLNDKEIRQLCSYLLDLKKASAEEMRKSVYANYAAFIRTSKEISDLEGELSSIRNLLSTQATLIHGLAEGVHIDSKVEAPTVNGFLNAEDREPSDLEKWSVEFPDLLDVLLAERRVDEALAALDEGERVASEAKETKSLSPDILWSLQTALTERRQKLADQLAEAACQPSTHGSELRAAISALKKLGDGPRAHNLLLNAHFQRYQYNMQSLRPSSTSYGGAYTAALSQIVFSAIAQAASDSLAIFGKEPAYTSELVIWATKQTEAFAVLVKRHALASSAAAGGLRAAAECVQIALGHCSLLEARGLALCPVLLKLFRPSVEQALDANLKRIEESTAALAAADDWVLTYPPTATRQSGRSSVASLGNTTFQHKLTSSAHRFNLMVQDFFEDVGPLLSMQLGSQSLEGLFQVFNSYVNMLIKALPGSMEEEANFGGSANKIVRMAETEAQQIALLANASLLADELLPRAAMKLSPLHQSNYKDDPRRRPLDRQNRHPEQREWRKRLVSSVDRLKDTFCRQHALDLIFTEDGDSHLSAEMYINMDGNVDEVEWFPSLIFQELFLKLNRMASIAAEMFMGRERFATLLLMRLTETVILWLSEDQSFWDDIEEGPRPLGPLGLQQFYLDMKFVICFASQGRYLSRNLHRVVNEIISKAVAAFSATGMDPDSVLPEDDWFNDICQEAMERLSGKPKAVDGDRELNSPTASVSAQSISSVRSHGSS; this is encoded by the exons ATGTCAACAGGGAAAACGGGAAGTAGGTCTCGAGTTAGTAAGGAGAATGGAACGAAACTTGAAGAAGGTTTGATTGTTTTCAAGTCTGATAAGTTCGATGCCGATGCTTATGTTCAGACCAAATGCTCTCTCAACGACaag GAAATAAGGCAATTATGTTCGTATCTTCTGGATTTGAAGAAAGCTTCTGCTGAAGAAATGCGTAAAAGTGTCTATGCTAATTATGCTGCTTTTATCCG CACTTCCAAAGAGATATCAGATTTAGAGGGGGAGCTTTCATCCATCAGAAATCTGCTGTCTACTCAGGCTACTTTAATTCATGGTTTAGCAGAGGGAGTTCACATTGATTCAAAGGTAGAAGCTCCTACAGTAAATGGTTTCCTAAATGCTGAAGATCGAGAGCCATCTGATTTGGAGAAGTGGTCAGTAGAATTCCCTGATCTGCTTGACGTTTTGTTAGCTGAGAGAAGGGTGGATGAAGCTTTAGCTGCTCTTGATGAGGGAGAGCGTGTAGCATCTGaagcaaaagaaacaaaatcatTGAGTCCTGATATACTTTGGTCATTGCAGACGGCTCTTACAGAGCGCCGGCAGAAGTTAGCTGATCAGCTCGCTGAAGCTGCTTGCCAACCTTCTACCCATGGTAGTGAACTTCGTGCAGCTATATCAGCTCTTAAAAAGCTTGGGGATGGCCCTCGAGCCCATAATTTACTACTCAATGCGCATTTCCAGAGATATCAGTACAACATGCAAAGCCTTCGTCCATCAAGCACCTCATATGGTGGAGCATATACTGCTGCACTCTCACAGATAGTTTTCTCTGCTATAGCCCAAGCTGCTAGTGATTCATTGGCTATTTTCGGCAAGGAACCAGCTTATACCTCTGAGCTTGTTATATGGGCTACTAAGCAAACAGAGGCTTTTGCTGTTCTTGTTAAAAGACATGCATTAGCATCATCAGCAGCTGCTGGAGGTTTAAGGGCTGCTGCAGAGTGTGTTCAAATAGCTTTAGGTCACTGTTCTTTGTTGGAAGCTCGTGGCTTAGCACTTTGTCCTGTGCTCTTAAAACTCTTTAGGCCTAGTGTTGAGCAAGCTTTAGATGCCAATTTAAAACGAATTGAAGAGAGCACTGCTGCTTTGGCTGCTGCTGATGATTGGGTATTAACTTATCCTCCAACGGCTACTCGACAGTCTGGCAGGTCTTCTGTTGCCTCTCTTGGTAATACTACATTCCAACATAAGCTTACGAGCAGCGCCCATAGGTTCAATTTGATGGTCCAG GACTTCTTTGAGGATGTAGGACCCCTTTTAAGCATGCAGTTGGGAAGTCAATCGCTGGAAGGTTTGTTTCAAGTATTTAACTCATATGTGAACATGCTGATAAAAGCATTACCAGGTTCAATGGAAGAAGAAGCAAATTTTGGGGGTTCAGCAAATAAAATTGTACGAATGGCTGAGACTGAAGCCCAGCAGATTGCATTGCTAGCCAATGCATCATTATTGGCTGATGAGCTACTCCCACGAGCAGCCATGAAGCTCTCTCCTCTGCATCAGTCTAATTACAAGGATGATCCTCGTAGAAGACCTTTAGATAGGCAAAATCGCCATCCTGAGCAACGAGAATGGAGGAAGCGGCTTGTGAGTTCAGTTGATAGATTAAAAGATACTTTCTGTCGACAACATGCACTTGATCTCATTTTTACAGAAGACGGCGACAGTCATCTTAGTGCAGAAATGTACATAAACATGGATGGAAATGTGGATGAGGTGGAATGGTTTCCATCTTTGATATTCCAG GAACTTTTCTTAAAACTGAACCGAATGGCTAGCATAGCAGCAGAAATGTTCATGGGGAGGGAAAGATTTGCTACATTACTGTTGATGAGGCTTACAGAAACAGTTATATTATGGCTATCAGAAGATCAAAGCTTTTGGGATGACATTGAGGAAGGCCCAAGGCCCTTGGGTCCTCTTGGTCTGCAGCAG TTTTATTTGGATATGAAGTTTGTAATCTGCTTTGCTTCCCAAGGACgctacttatcaaggaatttgCATAGAGTCGTCAATGAGATCATTTCTAAAGCTGTGGCAGCATTCTCTGCTACAGGAATGGATCCTGACAG TGTACTGCCAGAAGACGACTGGTTTAATGATATTTGCCAAGAGGCAATGGAAAGATTAAGTGGAAAACCGAAAGCTGTTGATGGAGATCGGGAACTTAATAGCCCAACAGCTTCCGTCTCTGCGCAGTCCATATCATCTGTCAGATCTCATGGGAGTTCCTAA